The following are encoded together in the Penicillium digitatum chromosome 3, complete sequence genome:
- a CDS encoding DNA repair protein RAD1, putative — translation MPPERSSVPVKLSLPLQYQQELFTELRAEDELVILARGLGLLHLITNLLHFYDAAGNNLVLVVGADERENEWIGEALAEHYATSKSPLARGLKVINTEKATVPMRERIYGEGGILSVTSRILVVDLLSKLLDPEKVTGMVILHADKVFATSLEAFIVRVYRQSNKLGFLKAFSDSPEPFTTGFAPLANMLRNLFLRKASLWPRFHVSVAESLEGNRKAEVIELEVPMSDKMREIQNAVLECVEISITELRKSNTGLDMEEWTLDSALHRNFDMIIRRQLDPIWHRVSFRTRQIVSDLTVLRAVLHALLSYDAVSFVKYLDTIVSAHAPPPGSNRHNHSPWLFLDAAHILFQTAKSRVYEGKLNNELTRLSSSTTFASDLNPALEELPKWSVLSEILAEIEHDAYLHPARMDHSNSTILIMCSDQRICRQLREYIGTMHSKIAEGSESKEDNDPSEDKPSAELMMRRRLREYLNWKRSLSNVNKNLSQSREDDRSGKPPESSAARSAHQGRPPPNKRRRVRGGGAVTSAAGRVPNSSVQTEVELPSQVVNLLSDIQPTEVEDMQKEEVMVDELVDMDVFYELYDMNDLIMIHPYDGDMDEHLLEEARPRYIIMYEPDPAFIRRVEVYRSSHSGRNVKVYFMYYGGSVEEQRYLSAVRREKDAFTKLIKEKGTMAVTLTHDKKAEDPQEQFLRTVNTRIAGGGRLAATASPPRVVVDVREFRSALPSLLHGNNMIVIPCQLTVGDYILTPDICVERKSIPDLISSLKNGRLYNQAETMIQYYKNPLLLIEFDQNKSFTFDAFASVPTGSTFMTDYGFSSSGTATSTTSSSLANPSNPKSAQHLLVLLTLAFPRLKIVWSSSPYQTAEIFAELKKNAQEPDPLRAVQLGLDIDITDSSGDADVMAAAGIEHRTFNLLPQDMLRAVPGVTPQALERLIIETDSISDIANMDVEQLDPLVGKEAARKIVAFFQKSVFD, via the exons ATGCCTCCAGAACGGTCCAGTGTGCCTGTGAAGCTGTCTCTACCATTG CAATACCAGCAGGAGCTCTTCACCGAACTACGCGCCGAAGATGAGCTAGTCATCCTTGCCCGAGGCCTAGGGCTTCTACATCTAATAACAAACCTCCTCCACTTTTACGATGCGGCGGGAAACAATTTGGTCCTGGTGGTGGGTGCAGATGAACGCGAGAATGAATGGATCGGAGAGG CTTTGGCGGAACATTATGCTACCAGCAAGTCCCCTCTTGCTAGGGGGTTGAAGGTGATCAACACCGAGAAAGCTACGGTGCCGATGCG AGAGAGAATATATGGCGAAGGGGGTATTCTGAGTGTTACATCCAGAATATTGGTTGTGGATTTGTTATCCA AACTTCTTGATCCCGAGAAAGTCACTGGGATGGTCATTTTGCATGCTGATAAGGTTTTTGCGACGTCCCTCGAAGCATTTATTGTCCGAGTCTACCGGCAATCGAACAAGCTCGGCTTCTTGAAAGCATTCTCAGACTCCCCGGAACCATTTACTACGGGCTTTGCCCCATTAGCTAATATGCTGCGGAACCTTTTTCTACGCAAGGCGTCACTGTGGCCTAGATTCCATGTTTCTGTTGCTGAATCTCTAGAAGGAAATCGCAAGGCAGAAGTGATCGAGTTGGAAGTTCCTATGAGCGACAAGATGAGGGAAATTCAGAATGCTGTTCTGGAATGTGTAGAGATCAGTATCACTGAACTCAGGAAAAGCAACACCGGGCTGGATATGGAAGAGTGGACGTTAGACAGTGCTTTGCACAGAAATTTTGATATGATCATCAGACGTCAATTAGACCCAATCTGGCATCGTGTGAGCTTCAGGACAAGACAAATCGTCAGCGATTTGACAGTCCTACGAGCAGTCCTTCA TGCTTTACTCAGCTACGATGCGGTATCTTTTGTCAAGTACCTTGACACTATAGTATCTGCCCATGCTCCGCCCCCCGGATCCAACAGGCATAATCACTCTCCGTGGCTTTTCCTTGACGCTGCTCATATTCTCTTCCAGACAGCCAAATCGCGAGTCTACGAAGGCAAATTGAATAACGAATTGACCCGcctttcatcttcaaccacGTTTGCTTCTGATTTGAATCCGGCTCTAGAGGAACTGCCAAAGTGGAGTGTCTTATCAGAGATCCTTGCAGAAATTGAACACGATGCTTACCTCCATCCTGCAAGAATGGATCATTCGAACAGCACCATATTGATTATGTGTAGTGATCAACGAATATGCCGCCAGCTTCGCGAGTATATTGGCACCATGCATTCCAAAATTGCCGAAGGGTCTGAATCCAAAGAGGATAATGATCCTAGCGAGGATAAACCTTCTGCAGAGCTTATGATGCGGCGTCGGCTGCGAGAGTATCTGAACTGGAAGAGGTCTCTCTCAAATGTCAATAAAAATCTGTCCCAGTCAAGAGAGGATGACAGATCTGGAAAACCTCCCGAGTCGTCAGCGGCTCGGAGTGCGCATCAAGGACGACCTCCCCCAAACAAACGCCGTCGAGTACGCGGCGGCGGTGCAGTCACCTCAGCTGCAGGTCGTGTGCCAAACAGCAGTGTCCAAACCGAAGTTGAATTGCCCAGTCAGGTCGTCAATTTGCTAAGCGATATCCAACCTACTGAGGTGGAAGACATGCAAAAAGAGGAGGTTATGGTCGATGAACTAGTGGATATGGATGTTTTCTATGAATTGTATGATATGAACGATCTGATCATGATACATCCCTACGACGGTGACATGGATGAGCATTTACTTGAGGAAGCGCGTCCGCGATACATTATCATGTACGAGCCTGATCCCGCATTCATTCGAAGGGTTGAGGTATATCGCAGTTCCCATTCGGGGCGAAACGTGAAGGTCTACTTCATGTATTATGGTGGCTCTGTCGAGGAACAGCGGTATCTGAGTGCTGTTCGACGAGAGAAAGACGCATTCACAAAGTTGATCAAAGAGAAGGGG ACCATGGCAGTCACCTTGACGCATGATAAAAAGGCGGAAGATCCCCAGGAGCAATTCCTCCGGACAGTCAACACTCGTATTGCTGGAGGAGGACGACTGGCAGCTACAGCATCCCCTCCTCGGGTTGTAGTTGATGTGCGGGAATTCCGAAGTGCCCTACCATCTCTTTTACACGGAAATAACATGATCGTGATTCCCTGTCAGCTCACCGTGGGTGACTACATTCTCACTCCAGACATTTGTGTCGAAAGAAAATCGATCCCTGATCTCATAAGCTCGCTCAAGAACGGCCGCCTCTACAACCAGGCCGAGACCATGATCCAGTATTACAAGAACCCGTTACTATTGATCGAGTTTGATCAAAATAAATCTTTCACTTTTGATGCGTTCGCCTCTGTTCCAACAGGGTCCACATTTATGACAGACTACGGTTTCTCATCTTCCGGCACTGCAACCAGCACTACCAGCAGCTCGCTTGCCAATCCGTCCAACCCAAAGTCCGCTCAGCATTTGCTTGTGCTCCTCACTCTCGCTTTCCCACGCCTAAAGATCGTCTGGTCTTCATCCCCTTATCAAACAGCAGAGATTTTTGCAGAGCTCAAAAAGAACGCTCAAGAGCCCGACCCACTGCGTGCGGTGCAGCTAGGCCTTGATATTGATATAACTGACTCGTCTGGCGATGCCGACGTCATGGCTGCCGCTGGGATTGAGCACCGTACCTTTAATCTTCTTCCACAGGATATGTTGCGAGCTGTTCCGGGCGTTACACCCCAAGCTCTAGAGCGGCTGATTATCGAAACAGACAGCATTAGTGATATTGCCAACATGGATGTCGAGCAGCTTGATCCACTGGTTGGCAAAGAAGCTGCACGTAAGATCGTCGCTTTCTTCCAGAAAAGCGTATTTGATTAA
- a CDS encoding DNA repair protein — protein sequence MPVIPESSDFPSAPHKEGNEAEKKPGQQLPKATATDFLSKGPQIPDNMPPKASKEELEARAKELNKSAN from the exons ATGCCGGTCATCCCCGAGTCGTCGGACTTCCCATCTGCACCCCACAAGGAAGGCAATGAGGCCGAAAAGAAACCAGGGCAACAACTCCCAAAAGCGACTGCAACGGACTTCTTGTCAAAGGGACCTCAGATTCCAGACA ATATGCCCCCCAAGGCGTCGAAAGAGGAGCTTGAGGCACGCGCGAAGGAACTGAACAAATCGGCCAACTGA
- a CDS encoding Peptidase S41 family protein: protein MHLKTVLTPVALAAAVRADRSTRDVEPCAQISNLVEEANNNQTNAIVPHDLAHQCLLSMPFDSDRAVDFLIQVRKILEFQSTIDILKDPPLGYAMPSTDIMGEIDIIMGKAKSKSYASQFEMDLEINHLITTAHDGHLVFQLCSQSIFTYQIDMPLVSISTDALALPQVYTLDDAKLQKIDPDAVSPLVSINGTDVATFLESYAKDQNLQDRDAQYNRVFPAPARSVTNTPTSVNGIWASIGDWTDGAQLSLKFGNGTEKTIQKTATPSEKFFSYKDGTSLYEIECLSRDLSSASSSPSSAEKDSSEIAGFPSTTWRNSANSVAGYYSKLSGLEDTAIIFLPTFSSSASEVAKIAVNFLQNSTESGKKNVLIDLSSNPGGYMSIGIDLSRIFFPNATPYTATRFRAHDAAKYLTKAYSRDNGTDTSNVFAHGQMVRPDQRTDFGSWEDLYGPHEILGSSTSSLLANFNYTSTSSKNFPINGYGPVPLNPSKPPFSADNIALITDGDCVSTCAFFVKLMKRQGVRTIAFGGRPQKAPMQGVGGVKGGQSLGINYINGYIEQANGLIRESVNSGSPILTSAEWKAFNESSPSTTASLQWSGNLNLRNEYDPEDGQTPLQFVYEAAECRLFYTLENYLERETVWQAAAKAMFGSGQCVEGSTKGKGSLDS, encoded by the exons ATGCATCTCAAGACTGTGTTGACTCCGGTCGCATTGGCGGCTGCTGTCAGAGCTGACAGAAGTACACGCGATGTTGAGCCGTGTGCTCAGATAAGCAATTTGGTGGAAGAAGCCAATAACAACCAGA CAAATGCCATTGTACCTCATGATCTCGCACATCAATGTCTGCTATCTATGCCCTTTGACTCGGACCGCGCCGTTGATTTCCTGATTCAGGTTCGCAAGATCCTCGAGTTCCAATCGACTATCGATATTTTGAAGG ATCCACCATTGGGGTATGCCATGCCCTCCACCGATATCATGGGGGAAATCGATATAATCATGGGCAAGGCCAAGAGCAAAAGCTATGCCAGCCAATTTGAGATGGACTTGGAAATTAACCACCTTATCACAACGGCCCACGATGGTCACCTAGTCTTCCAGCTATGCTCGCAGTCAATCTTCACATACCAAATTGACATGCCCCTTGTGTCAATCTCAACAGATGCGCTCGCACTTCCTCAAGTGTACACTTTAG ATGATGCAAAACTGCAGAAAATCGATCCAGACGCTGTCTCGCCTCTGGTTTCCATCAACGGTACTGACGTGGCTACATTCCTTGAATCATATGCCAAGGATCAGAACCTCCAGGATCGCGATGCACA GTATAATCGAGTATTCCCGGCGCCAGCCCGCAGTGTCACCAACACTCCTACTAGTGTGAATGGAATCTGGGCTTCCATTGGAGACTGGACTGATGGTGCTCAACTGTCCCTCAAGTTTGGAAATGGCACTGAAAAGACTATTCAAAAAACAGCCACACCGAGCGAAAAGTTCTTTTCTTATAAAGACGGCACGAGCCTCTACGAGATAGAGTGTCTTTCTCGAGACTTGTCTTCAGCTTCGAGCAGCCCATCCAGCGCCGAGAAAGACTCCTCTGAGATAGCAGGATTCCCCAGCACTACGTGGCGCAACTCAGCCAATTCAGTTGCTGGATATTACTCCAAACTATCAGGGCTGGAGGACACCGCAATCATCTTTTTGCCCACGTTCTCATCCAGCGCCTCAGAAGTCGCGAAGATTGCGGTTAACTTTTTGCAAAACAGCACCGAATCTGGAAAGAAGAATGTATTGATTGACCTCTCATCCAATCCCGGCGGATACATGTCTATTGGCATCGACCTATCCCGTATCTTCTTCCCCAATGCTACCCCATACACAGCCACGCGGTTCCGAGCCCACGATGCAGCTAAATACCTCACAAAAGCATACTCGCGCGACAACGGTACGGATACAAGCAATGTTTTTGCACATGGACAGATGGTTCGGCCTGACCAGAGAACGGACTTCGGCTCGTGGGAAGACCTCTATGGGCCGCACGAAATTCTGGGGAGCTCTACTTCTAGTCTGCTAGCCAACTTCAACTACACCTCCACCTCTTCTAAGAACTTTCCCATTAACGGTTACGGGCCAGTGCCATTGAACCCAAGCAAACCACCCTTTTCAGCTGACAACATCGCTCTT ATCACAGACGGCGACTGTGTCTCAACTTGCGCGTTCTTCGTCAAGTTGATGAAACGACAGGGCGTCCGCACAATCGCCTTCGGTGGCCGTCCACAAAAGGCACCCATGCAGGGCGTCGGCGGTGTCAAGGGCGGCCAGTCACTCGGGATCAACTATATTAACGGATATATCGAGCAAGCGAACGGGCTTATTAGAGAATCGGTCAACAGTGGATCGCCAATCCTGACATCTGCTGAGTGGAAGGCGTTCAATGAGTCCAGCCCGAGCACAACGGCATCGCTCCAGTGGAGTGGCAATCTGAATCTGCGGAATGAGTATGACCCGGAAGATGGTCAGACACCGCTGCAGTTTGTTTATGAGGCTGCTGAATGCCGGCTGTTCTATACGCTGGAGAATTATTTGGAACGGGAGACGGTTTGGCAGGCTGCGGCGAAAGCTATGTTTGGGAGTGGGCAGTGTGTAGAGGGATCGACGAAGGGGAAGGGTAGTTTGGATTCTTGA
- a CDS encoding eukaryotic translation initiation factor 1A, Y-chromosomal: MPKNKGKGGKNRRRGKNENDNEKRELVFKEEGQEYAQVVKMLGNGRLEALCFDGEKRLAHIRGKLRKKVWINQGDIILLSLRDYQDEKGDVIMKYTADEARSLKAYGELPEHAKINETDTYGGEGLDDNVEFDEDRESEDEKEIDVDEL, translated from the exons ATGCCTAAGAATAAGGGAAAG GGTGGTAAGAACCGTCGTCGCGGCAAGAACGAGAACGACAATGAGAAGCGTGAACTCGTCTTCAAGGAGGAGGGCCAGGAGTACGCTCAGGTCGTGAAGATGCTGGGCAACGGTCGCCTAGAGGCACTCTGCTTCGACGGCGAGAAGCGTCTGGCCCACATTCGTGGCAAGCTCCGCAAGAAGGTCTGGATCAACCAGGGTGACATCATTCTCCTCTCGCTCCGTGACTACCAGGACGAGAAAGGTGATGTTATCATGAAGTACACCGCCGACGAGGCCCGTTCTCTGAAGGCCTACGGCGAGCTGCCCGAGCACGCCAAGATCAACGAGACCGATACCTACGGCGGCGAAGGTTTGGACGACAATGTCGAGTTCGACGAGGACCGCGAGAGCGAGGACGAGAAGGAGATCGATGTCGACGAGCTCTAA
- a CDS encoding Chitin biosynthesis protein (Chs5), putative has product MLISLTVGKVDAGVAVLLTQDNRLIEFPSVLLPNNISSGSIVDITVSRNHAAEAASASAFQSLQKRILNTYGIKAPSPPILRLRNATQTSLVLEWDPIDLATASLKSLSLYRNGSKAGSIPRPLETRSTKISGLAIHSEYSFYLVLRTTAGTYQSEKLTCRTHKMTDLSGITVTTGVLDPQQKEALGAALDRIGGKMIDSVRIDTTHFVCTEGRGAQWEKAVEMNIPVVVPEWVDACETEGTIAGVRGYYLNADPKARQLGMIHGSTHQRTTSTLSTATNSNHGRLSTQPQRSPAPEQVPEEPPLTPFPGGETSSQRLAQTQTQEVRSQEARSQDGEDELPPPPPPPKDEIKDLNEPAQNGEAKAAPVPEAENEESEAEAAEESNGEAEKEQTLPQNRPEDESVSTKLGGAKGKGKEGEGDFNEVPL; this is encoded by the exons ATGTTGATTTCCTTGACAGTTGGCAAGGTAGACGCGGGTGTCGCGGTGCTCCTCACACAAGACAATCGACTC ATCGAATTCCCTTCGGTCCTCCTTCCGAATAACATTAGCTCAGGCAGTATTGTGGATATCACCGTTTCGCGCAACCATGCCGCCGAAGCAGCGAGCGCGTCTGCCTTCCAATCCCTCCAGAAGCGAATCTTAAATACCTACGGTATCAAGGCCCCGTCACCACCTATTCTGCGCCTTCGAAATGCAACCCAAACCTCGCTCGTTCTCGAGTGGGACCCAATCGACCTAGCCACTGCATCCCTGAAATCGCTCTCTCTCTACCGTAATGGCTCTAAGGCCGGCTCCATACCCCGCCCGCTCGAGACACGCAGTACAAAAATCAGTGGCCTGGCTATTCATTCTGAGTACTCCTTCTACCTTGTCCTGCGGACTACCGCCGGCACCTACCAGTCGGAGAAGCTGACGTGTCGCACACACAAAATGACCGACCTTTCTGGTATCACTGTCACAACGGGCGTCCTTGATCCGCAGCAGAAGGAGGCTCTCGGTGCTGCATTGGACCGAATTGGAGGCAAGATGATCGACTCAGTCCGTATCGATACCACTCACTTCGTCTGCACGGAAGGACGGGGCGCGCAGTGGGAAAAGGCTGTGGAGATGAACATTCCTGTCGTGGTGCCGGAGTGGGTGGATGCTTGCGAGACAGAGGGCACTATTGCTGGTGTGCGTGGCTACTATCTCAACGCAGACCCCAAGGCCCGTCAACTCGGGATGATCCACGGCTCGACCCACCAGCGTACTACTTCTACACTTTCGACTGCGACAAATTCCAACCATGGAAGACTCAGCACTCAGCCCCAACGGAGCCCTGCGCCAGAGCAGGTGCCTGAAGAGCCTCCTCTCACTCCATTCCCTGGGGGTGAGACGAGCAGCCAGCGCCTGGCGCAGACGCAGACACAAGAGGTTAGATCACAAGAGGCTAGATCACAAGATGGGGAAGACGAACTCCCGCCTCCTCCGCCCCCGCCCAAAGATGAAATCAAAGATTTAAATGAGCCTGCCCAGAATGGTGAGGCAAAAGCGGCACCTGTTCCAGAGGCGGAGAACGAGGAGTCTGAAGCCGAAGCTGCAGAAGAAAGCAATGGAGAGGCAGAGAAAGAGCAAACACTTCCACAGAACAGGCCCGAGGATGAGTCCGTGTCAACAAAACTCGGAGGCGCAAAGGGCAAAGGAAAAGAGGGCGAGGGTGACTTCAATGAAGTACCTCTCTGA